In a genomic window of Mycolicibacterium neoaurum VKM Ac-1815D:
- a CDS encoding oxygenase MpaB family protein, translating to MTSTAQRVEADTSPRPWDPGQPHHELAADVRWWMGTPLAFGLFGRLALDQVAYRKVAAAVDASGRFAANFTDRGINSYLWNGPLAFADEADRRATAERLKTKHGAVHGVGKGDFAGERFSALDPALWKWVGTTSLNIFYAGYTAVYGKHFSDEQREVVWRTVCAMADVGLPSDAADVPATVAEMRAYYDEVATTELASNPFLLWAADQFSGPPVPTLFGPAWLHRLIEPGWRLMVPVLARPARICAESATHPVMMELIGSEWNSAKQLEFTLYRVVIRAARRRLPKWLVLEPMAYNRYRYEKLRDFHTRYELESFAAR from the coding sequence ATGACGAGCACGGCACAACGGGTCGAGGCGGACACCTCGCCCAGACCCTGGGATCCCGGTCAACCACACCACGAACTGGCTGCTGACGTGCGCTGGTGGATGGGCACACCGCTGGCCTTCGGTCTGTTCGGCAGGCTCGCCCTGGACCAGGTGGCCTACCGCAAGGTCGCGGCCGCCGTCGACGCCAGCGGTCGGTTCGCGGCGAACTTCACCGACCGAGGGATCAACAGCTACCTGTGGAACGGACCGCTCGCGTTCGCCGACGAGGCCGACCGGCGCGCCACCGCCGAACGACTGAAGACCAAGCATGGCGCGGTACACGGGGTCGGCAAGGGGGATTTCGCCGGTGAACGGTTCAGCGCGCTGGACCCTGCGTTGTGGAAGTGGGTCGGCACCACCTCGCTGAACATCTTCTACGCCGGATACACCGCGGTCTACGGCAAGCACTTCTCCGACGAGCAGCGCGAGGTGGTGTGGCGCACGGTGTGTGCGATGGCCGATGTCGGACTGCCCAGTGACGCTGCCGATGTGCCGGCCACCGTGGCCGAGATGCGCGCCTACTACGACGAGGTCGCCACCACCGAACTGGCGAGCAACCCGTTCCTGCTGTGGGCCGCCGATCAGTTCTCGGGTCCGCCGGTGCCGACGTTGTTCGGCCCGGCATGGCTGCACCGACTCATCGAGCCCGGCTGGCGGCTGATGGTGCCGGTGCTGGCACGCCCGGCCCGCATCTGTGCCGAATCGGCGACCCATCCGGTGATGATGGAACTGATTGGCAGTGAATGGAATTCGGCCAAGCAGCTGGAGTTTACGCTGTACCGGGTGGTGATCCGCGCGGCCCGGCGGCGGTTGCCCAAGTGGCTGGTGTTGGAGCCGATGGCCTACAACCGCTACCGCTACGAGAAGTTGCGTGACTTCCACACTCGGTACGAACTGGAGAGCTTCGCCGCACGCTAA
- a CDS encoding TetR/AcrR family transcriptional regulator gives MAVSRRYGGQTAVDRVAERRAKLLAAGLELMGTRGIAGTTVRGVTEASGVAARYFYESFADIEALHLAVYTEVIEEAARRSVAALEQAPDDALARTRAVLGELVDLILGDRRKGRILVLEATSTPALGRRSLAESSRFAGMLAATAAGGDPARATNGLPTDLRLVSQFLVGGVTASIGAVLLGDIEVDREHLVDVLVSLFEAIRAAAPG, from the coding sequence ATGGCGGTCTCGCGGCGCTACGGCGGACAAACCGCCGTCGACCGGGTCGCCGAACGGCGTGCCAAATTACTGGCCGCCGGCCTGGAGTTGATGGGAACGCGCGGTATCGCCGGCACCACAGTGCGCGGTGTCACGGAGGCCTCCGGTGTGGCCGCTCGGTACTTCTACGAGAGCTTCGCCGATATCGAGGCGCTGCATCTTGCCGTCTACACCGAGGTCATCGAAGAGGCGGCGCGTCGGTCGGTCGCCGCGCTGGAGCAGGCACCCGATGATGCCCTGGCACGCACCAGGGCGGTGCTCGGCGAACTGGTCGACCTGATCCTCGGCGACCGGCGCAAGGGCCGGATCCTGGTGCTGGAGGCCACCTCCACACCGGCTTTGGGTCGTCGTAGCCTCGCCGAGTCGAGCCGGTTCGCGGGCATGCTGGCCGCCACCGCAGCCGGTGGTGACCCGGCTCGGGCCACCAATGGGCTGCCGACCGATCTGCGGCTGGTGTCGCAGTTCCTGGTCGGCGGGGTCACCGCGTCCATCGGAGCGGTTCTGCTCGGTGATATCGAGGTCGACCGCGAACACCTGGTCGACGTGCTGGTATCGCTGTTCGAGGCGATCCGCGCGGCCGCTCCCGGCTAA
- a CDS encoding glucarate dehydratase family protein has product MSAIRITGTRITPVAFVDPPLLNTVGVHQPYALRAIIQLDTDAGLVGLGETYADTRHLARLNAAAAAITGLDVFALNQIRAAVAVALAGDDAAVGTAGMITTASAVDQVLSPFEVACLDVQGRALGRPVSDLLGGKVRDAVPFSAYLFYKWAGHPGAEPDQFGEALDPDGLVAQARRIIDEYGFTAIKVKGGVFAPEEEMAGIEALARAFPGVPLRLDPNAAWTPQTSIKVATGLAGILEYLEDPTPGLDGMAEVAAQSPMPLATNMCVVAFDQLKPAVLKNSVKVVLSDHHYWGGLQRSRLLAGICETFGLGLSMHSNSHLGISLAAMVHLAGATPNLTYACDTHWPWKTEDVVKDGALAFVDGSVPVPTGPGLGVEIDEDSLAALHEQYVTCGIRDRDDTGYMQTVDPNFALASPRW; this is encoded by the coding sequence GTGAGCGCCATCCGCATCACCGGCACGCGGATCACCCCGGTCGCCTTCGTCGACCCCCCGCTGCTGAACACCGTGGGGGTGCACCAGCCCTACGCGCTGCGGGCAATCATCCAACTGGACACCGATGCGGGTCTGGTAGGTCTCGGCGAGACCTATGCCGACACCCGCCATCTGGCCCGGTTGAACGCCGCCGCCGCGGCCATCACCGGTCTGGACGTGTTCGCGCTCAACCAGATCCGCGCCGCGGTCGCGGTAGCGTTGGCCGGAGATGATGCGGCGGTGGGGACCGCGGGCATGATCACCACGGCAAGCGCGGTCGACCAGGTGCTCTCTCCGTTCGAGGTGGCCTGCCTGGACGTGCAGGGTCGAGCACTGGGTAGACCTGTGTCGGATCTGTTGGGCGGCAAGGTGCGTGACGCCGTACCGTTCAGCGCCTACCTGTTCTACAAGTGGGCAGGCCATCCCGGTGCCGAGCCCGACCAGTTCGGCGAGGCGCTGGACCCCGACGGCTTGGTCGCCCAGGCGCGCCGCATCATCGACGAGTACGGTTTCACCGCCATCAAGGTCAAGGGTGGCGTGTTCGCCCCCGAGGAGGAGATGGCCGGTATCGAGGCGCTGGCCAGAGCCTTCCCCGGTGTCCCGCTGCGCCTTGACCCCAACGCCGCGTGGACCCCGCAGACCTCGATCAAGGTGGCCACCGGACTGGCAGGCATTTTGGAGTACCTGGAGGATCCGACACCCGGACTGGACGGGATGGCCGAGGTCGCCGCGCAGTCCCCGATGCCGTTGGCCACCAACATGTGCGTCGTCGCGTTCGATCAGCTCAAACCGGCGGTGCTCAAGAACTCGGTGAAAGTCGTTCTCTCCGATCACCATTACTGGGGCGGACTGCAGCGCTCCCGGCTGCTGGCCGGGATCTGCGAGACCTTCGGGCTGGGCCTGTCCATGCATTCCAACTCGCATCTGGGTATCAGCCTGGCGGCGATGGTGCACCTGGCCGGCGCCACCCCGAACCTCACCTACGCCTGCGACACCCACTGGCCGTGGAAGACCGAGGATGTCGTCAAGGACGGCGCGCTGGCCTTCGTCGATGGCTCCGTCCCGGTACCCACCGGACCGGGCCTGGGTGTCGAGATCGACGAGGACTCGTTGGCCGCGCTACATGAGCAGTACGTGACCTGCGGGATCCGCGACCGGGACGACACCGGCTACATGCAGACCGTCGATCCGAACTTCGCCCTCGCCAGCCCACGCTGGTAG